The proteins below come from a single Malus domestica chromosome 03, GDT2T_hap1 genomic window:
- the LOC139194815 gene encoding receptor-like protein 2, with the protein MANAFLFMILLFTSIISTNIHACNQTERNSLLSLALTLSSSPLNWTSINCCRWEGITCNSEGRVTHLLLPSKGLDGDIFTSSLLLRNLTHLTHLNLSHNSLHGSLKNKHFLPLNRLQILDLSYNLLFGELPLSLTSGNIRMLDLSSNRFHGPIPSSLFMHAWNLTSFNVSNNSFSGYIPSYICLHSNPLIRVLDFSSNQFSGNIYRGFGRCSELQIFRVGHNNLSGLFPEDIYNATKLEEVSVPLNSLYGGISDKIVNLTNLAILDLSFNQLSAVLPLRLGKLSRLKIVKLDFNNLQGPLPQSLMNCTSLAELHLGRNNLEGDITKLNFSKLVQLTKLDLYRNKFIGKLPTSLYSCRSLKAIRLSSNNLEGQIQSEILSLTSLSFLSLSYNRLENVTGAMKILMHCKSLRALILSDSFNGEGMPSDNDMVGFDGFRNLRLLSLAYCDLTGQIPVWLAKLKSLEILALGGNKITGTIPSWLGTDLPRLFHIGLSMNLISGEFPKELCRVPAMVHEPIAAQAYHYDLEFPLYTVMNPNGFRRRWSCRSSNFPPFLDLSFNNITGNIPIEIGQLQVLQGLYLNDNNFSGIIPEKMSNLKNLEGLDLSKNRLSGKIPSSLVSLNFLKNFGVSYNNLEGPIPTSTQFQSFEASAFEGNPKLCGAPLPNKCRIDAHDKNKQDDEDNKNDEDDRHQLPWFYISVVLGFIFGFWGVCGSLIAKKTWRYAYFRFIDNVQDRLFVMLAVRMNRMKRWLS; encoded by the coding sequence ATGGCAAATGCCTTCCTTTTCATGATCCTCTTATTCACGTCCATTATATCTACAAATATCCATGCATGCAACCAAACTGAACGTAACTCTCTCTTGTCCCTTGCCCTCACTCTATCCTCTTCTCCTTTAAATTGGACTTCCATTAACTGCTGTCGTTGGGAAGGCATCACTTGTAATTCAGAAGGTCGGGTCACCCATTTGCTCTTACCCTCAAAAGGGCTTGACGGAGATATTTTTACCTCGTCATTGTTACTTCGAAACCTCACGCATCTCACCCACTTGAATCTCTCCCACAATTCACTTCATGGTTCACTTAAAAATAAACACTTCTTGCCCTTGAATCGTCTTCAGATTCTTGATTTGAGCTATAACCTTCTTTTTGGAGAACTGCCTTTGTCTCTAACATCCGGCAACATCCGGATGCTCGATTTGTCAAGCAATCGCTTCCATGGTCCAATTCCATCTTCTCTCTTCATGCATGCTTGGAATTTGACAAGTTTCAACGTCAGCAACAATTCCTTCTCCGGGTACATCCCATCCTATATATGTCTCCATTCTAACCCCTTGATTAGAGTGTTGGATTTTTCCTCAAACCAATTCAGTGGCAACATTTACCGCGGTTTTGGGAGGTGTTCCGAGCTGCAGATTTTTCGTGTTGGTCACAATAATCTCTCAGGGCTATTTCCAGAAGATATCTATAACGCTACCAAACTCGAAGAAGTTTCAGTACCTTTGAATTCACTATATGGAGGCATTAGTGATAAAATTGTCAACCTCACAAACCTTGCAATCCTTGACCTCTCCTTCAATCAACTAAGTGCAGTGCTCCCTCTCCGTTTGGGGAAGCTCTCCAGGTTAAAAATCGTAAAGCTCGATTTCAACAACTTACAAGGTCCGTTGCCCCAATCTTTGATGAATTGCACCAGCCTTGCAGAGCTACATTTGGGACGAAATAACTTGGAAGGAGACATTACCAAGCTTAATTTCTCCAAACTTGTTCAACTTACTAAACTTGACCTGTATAGGAACAAATTCATTGGTAAGTTGCCAACAAGCCTTTACTCATGTAGATCCCTGAAGGCAATTCGATTAAGTTCGAACAATCTAGAGGGGCAAATACAATCCGAGATTCTTTCGTTGACCTCTCTGTCCTTCCTCTCTCTCAGTTACAACCGATTGGAAAATGTCACAGGAGCAATGAAGATATTAATGCATTGCAAAAGTCTTCGAGCACTAATCCTTTCGGACTCCTTTAATGGTGAAGGAATGCCATCTGACAATGATATGGTTGGTTTTGATGGATTCCGAAATCTACGACTTTTGAGCTTGGCATATTGTGATCTCACTGGTCAAATACCTGTATGGTTAGCAAAGCTAAAGAGCCTAGAGATCTTGGCTCTGGGAGGCAACAAAATCACAGGGACAATTCCTAGCTGGTTGGGGACTGATCTACCAAGACTTTTTCATATAGGCTTGTCAATGAACCTTATTTCAGGTGAATTTCCGAAAGAACTTTGTAGAGTACCGGCTATGGTACATGAACCTATTGCAGCTCAAGCATACCATTATGATCTCGAATTTCCTCTTTACACGGTGATGAATCCCAATGGCTTTCGCCGCAGATGGTCTTGCAGATCGTCTAACTTTCCTCCATTCCTAGATCTTTCTTTCAACAACATTACTGGTAATATACCTATTGAGATCGGCCAACTGCAGGTTCTCCAAGGATTATATCTAAACGACAACAACTTCTCTGGCATCATTCCAGAAAAAATGTCTAACCTTAAGAATTTAGAGGGTTTGGATCTCTCCAAGAATCGCTTGTCCGGAAAAATCCCATCGTCTCTGGTGAGTCTTAATTTCTTGAAAAATTTTGGTGTCTCTTACAATAATCTCGAAGGACCAATCCCAACAAGCACTCAGTTCCAAAGCTTTGAAGCTTCTGCATTTGAGGGGAATCCAAAACTTTGTGGTGCTCCGCTTCCGAACAAGTGTCGTATTGATGCGCATGATAAGAACAAACAAGATGATGAGGACAACAAAAATGATGAGGACGATCGGCATCAACTTCCGTGGTTCTATATTTCCGTTGTGTTGGGGTTTATTTTCGGATTCTGGGGAGTATGTGGTTCTTTGATCGCAAAGAAGACATGGAGATATGCATACTTTCGGTTCATAGACAATGTACAAGATAGGCTCTTTGTCATGTTAGCAGTGCGCATGAATAGGATGAAAAGATGGCTTAGCTAA